The DNA window CGTCGATGAACGTCACGAAGTCATCCGGGAAGTAATCCAGCATCGTGTACGGCGTCATGCCCGCCGCGCGCCCGTCGATGTGCCGCGAGTAGTTCTCGATGCCCGAGCAGTACCCCAGCACCTTGAGCATCTCCAGGTCGTACAGGGTGCGTTCCTTCAGGCGCTGCGCCTCCAGCAGCTTCCCGGTGGACCGGAAGTACTCCAGCCGCTCGTCCAGTTCCTGCTGAATGGTCACGATGGCCCGCTCGATGTTCCCCGCGCTGGACACGTAATGCTTCGCCGGGTACACCACCGTCGCGTCCAGTTCCGCCAGCCGGTCCCCGGTCAGCGGGTGCACCACCGTGATGCGCTCCACGTCGTCGCCCCACAGCTCGATCCGCAGGGGCTGCTCGTCGTACGCGGGCCACACCTCGATCATCTCGCCCTTCGCGCGGAAGCGGCCCGGCATCATCTCGATGTCGTTGCGTTCGTACTGCATGTTCACCAGCCGCCCCAGAATCTCGTCCCGGCTGACCTGCCCGCCCTTCTTCAGGATCAGGTTCAGCGCCGTGTACTCCTTCGGGTCGCCCAGCCCGTAGATGCAGCTGACCGACGCCACCACGATCGTGTCCCGCCGCGTCAGCAGACTGCGCGTCGTGGAGTGCCGCAGCCGCTCGATCTCCTGGTTCACGCTGGCGTCCTTCTCGATGAACAGGTCCTTGCCCGGCACGTACGCCTCGGGCTGGTAGTAGTCGTAGTAGCTGATGAAGAACTCGACCGCCGCGTCCGGGAAGAACTCCCGGAACTCGCTGGCCAGCTGAGCGGTCAGGATCTTGTTCGGCGCCATGATCAGCGCCGGGCGCTGGGTTTCCTCGATGACTTTCGCCACGGAGTAGGTCTTCCCGGTGCCGGTCGCGCCGAGCAGTGTCTGGAACCGGAGGCCGCTGTCCAGCCCTTCGACCAGCGAGCGGATGGCGGTGGGTTGATCGCCGGACGGCGTGAAGTTCGACTGGACCTTGAGCATGGGACCTCCGGGGGTGGGGGAGAGGGCAGGGTACGGGCGCGGCCCGAACGAATCTCCCTATTTTACGCCCCGGACGTAAGCGGATGGTAAGCGAGATGGCTGAAGGGAACCTTGACCTGCGGGCCGTACACTGCCCGTCATGCGCGCCCGCCCTGCCGCCCTGATCTTCATCCTGCTGACCGCCCTGATCGACATCGTCGGGATCGGGCTGATCATTCCGGTACTGCCGGGGCTGGTGAAGGAACTGGCAGGCTCGGAGGTGGCGGGTGCGCGCACCATCGGGCTGCTGACGGCCGCCTACGCGGTGATGCAGTTCGTGTTCGCGCCGATCCTGGGGGCACTCAGTGACCGCTTCGGGCGGCGGCCGGTCCTGCTGTTCGCGCTGACCGGCATGGGCCTGGATTACCTCCTGCTGGCCTTCGCGCCGAACCTGGCGTGGCTCTTTGTGGGCCGTATCCTGGCGGGCATCACCGGGGCGAGCCTGACCGTCGCGAACGCGTACATCGCGGACGTGTCGCCCCCCGAGGACCGCGCGAAGAACTTCGGGCTGCTGGGCGCGACGTTCGGGGTGGGGTTCATCCTGGGACCGGCGCTGGGCGGCCTGCTGGGCGAGTACGGGCTGCGCGTGCCGTTCATGGTCGCGGCCGCCCTGACGGGCCTGAACGTGCTGTACGGCCTGTTCGTGCTGCCCGAGTCGCTGCCGGTCAGCGCGCGCGGCAAGGCCATGCGGCGCGGCGACCTGAACCCCCTGCTGCCCCTGCGGGCGCTGGGCGAGTACCCCATCCTGCGGTCCCTGGCGCTGACGTTCGTGCTGCTGGGCCTCGCGGGGCAGGTGATCTTCAGCACCTGGGTGCTGTACACCGAACGGGTCCTGACCTGGACGCCGGGGCAGAACGGCGTGGCGCTGGCCTTCTTCGGACTGCTGACCGCCGCCGTGCAGGGCGGATTGATCGGGCCGTTCATCGCGCGTTTCGGGGACCGGCGGACCATCATGACCGGACTGGTCAGCAGCGTCCTGGAATTCCTGGTGCTCAGCGTGGCCCGCAGCGGCGCGCTGCTGTACGCCTCACTGGTCGTGGGCGCACTGGGCGGCCTGGCCAACCCCGCCATTCAGGGCCTGATCTCCCGGCAGGTGAGCGAGTCCGAGCAGGGCCGCGTGCAGGGCGCGATCACCAGCCTGAACTCCCTGGTCGCCGTGGTCGGGCCGGTCCTGGCGACCAGCGTGTACGCCTACGGTCTCACGCACGGCTTGCCCGGCGCGGCGTTCCTGATGGGCGCGCTGCTGTCCGTGGCGGGCACGGTCCTGATCCTGGGCGTCCTGCGCGGCATTCCCGACACCGGGCGTCCGCAGAAGGCTTGATGGCGGAGGACAGTGAACCGCGATCACGCGACCTGAACGCCCGCTGCGACCGGCCCCACTGCCCACGCCCTACTGCCCGCTGCCCTCCCGCAGCACTTCCTCCGCGACGCTCAGGAAGGCCCGTACCGTGGGGCTGTGGCCGTCGCCGCGCCGCCAGACCGCCACGATCTCCACGATGGGCGCGTCCTCCACCGGGCGGTACACGACGCCGGGCAGCGAGAGGCGGCTGAAGAACTCGATGGGCAGGAACACGCCCACACCCGCCGCGACCAGCGACAGCAGCGTGGGAACCTCGATGGCTTCCTGCACGACGTGCGGCATGAAGCCGGAAGCGGCGCACCAGCGCATGACCTGATCGAAGTACGTGGCGCGCAGTTGCCGCGGAAAGAACACGAAGGGTTCGCCGCGCAGGTCGCTGATCTTCAGGCGGCGGCGGCGGGCCAGCGGGTGCTCGGCGGGCAGGGCCGCGACGAGGGGCTGACGCCAGAGGGGGCGCGAGTCCAGGCTGGGGTCCCGCACGGGCAGCAGCATCAGGCCGATGTCGATCTGCTCGCCGCGCAGGCCGGCCTCCTGTTCCTGCGCGGTCAGTTCGCGCAGGTCCACGCTGACGTTCGGGTACAGGTCCCGGAAGCGGCGCACGATCTCCGGCAGGCCCCCGAAGGCGAGGCCGCTGACGAAACCGACCGTCAGGCGGCCCACCTCGCCCCGCGCGGCGCGGCGGGCACGTTCCACCGTCTGGGCCGCCAGGGCGAGCGTCTCGCGGGCGCCGATCAGGAACTCCTGCCCGGCGGGGGTCAGCTGCACGCGGCGGGTGGTGCGCAGCACCAGCGGCACCCCCACCTCTTCTTCCAGGTTGCGGATGGAGTTGCTCAGGGCCTGCTGCACCACGAACACGCGCTCGGCGGCCCGCCCGAAGTGTTCCTCCTCGGCCAGGGCGACGAAGTGGCGCAGGTGACGCAGTTCGATCATGGGTGTGGGAGCCGGGCGGCGCGGGAGGGCATTCCCTGCAGCGTACCGCCCGCCACCCACCATTGCCAGTGGTGAATCCTGTGAGAATGCCCTGTTGGAAGTGTGGAATGGGGAGGCCTATGCTGGGCAGCATGACCCAGTCTCCCAAGACCTCGGCACCCCCGAACCGTCCGCCGCGCGCCGGCATGAACGCGCAGGAGCGGCAGCAACTGAACACGGTCGAGACGCAGGAGTGGCTGGACTCCCTGGCGTACGTGTTCGCCGACGCCGGCGACAACCGCGCGGCGGAACTGCTCGAGGAACTCGACCACTACGCGTACTTCCACGGCGCGCCCATCACCTTCAAGCAGAACACCCCGTACATCAACACCATCGACGTCGAGGCGCAGCCCGAGTACCCCGGCGACCCCGAGATCGAACGCAAGATCCGCAACATCATCCGCTGGAACGCCGTGGTCATGGTCATCAAAGCCAACAAGAAGAGCGACGGCATCGGCGGGCACCTGTCCACCTACGCCAGCGCCGCCGAGCTGCTGGAGGTGGGCTTCAACCACTTCTTCCGCGGGCACGGCGCCGGACAGGACCGCGACCTGATCTTCTACCAGGGGCACGCCAGCCCCGGCGTGTACGCCCGAAGCTTCCTGGAAGGCCGTTTCGACGAGGCCCGCATGAACCGCTTCCGCCGCGAACTGCAACCCGAGGGCGCGGGCCTGAGCTCCTACCCGCACCCCTGGCTGATGCCCGACTACTGGGAGTTCCCGACCGTCAGCATGGGCCTGGGTCCCATCCAGGCGATCTACCAGGCGCGCTTCATCAAGTACCTGGAAAACCGCGAACTGAAACCCAGGGGCGACGCCAAGGTCTGGGCGTTCCTCGGGGACGGCGAGATGGACGAACCGCAGAGCATCGGCGCGATCAGATTTGCCGCGTACGAGAACCTCGACAACCTGATCTTCGTGCTGAACGCCAACCTCCAGCGTCTCGACGGCCCGGTGCGCGCGAACTCCAAGGTCATCCAGGAATTCGAGGCGCTGTTCCGCGGCGCCGGCTGGAACGTCATCAAGGTCATCTGGGACAGCAAGTGGGACGAACTGCTCCAGAAGGACTACAACGGCACCATCGTCAAACGCTTCGAACTGCTCGTGGACGGCGAATCGCAGCGCTACGCGGCCTTCGGCGGGAAGGAACTGCGCGAGAAGTTCTTCAACACCCCGGAACTCAAGGCACTCATTGAAGGCTGGAGCGACGCCGACCTGGAACTCCTGAACCGCGGCGGGCACGACATCCACAAGATCTACGCCGCGTACAAGGCCGCCACCGAACACAAGGGCAGCCCCACCATCATCATTCCGCGCACCATCAAGGGCTACGGCCTCGGCGAGAGTGCCCAGGCCCGCAACGTCGCCCACCAGGTCAAGAAACTGGACTTCCACACCCTCAAGGACCTGCGCGACACGCTGGAACTCCCCCTGACCGACGAGCAGGTCGAGCACATGGAGTACTACCACCCCGGCCCGGACAGCCCGGAAGTCAAGTACGCCCTCGAACGCCGCGCCGCGCTCGGCGGCCCGATTCCCGCCCGCCGGGTCGAGTACCCGCACCCCACCATCCCGAACGGCGAGTTCTACGAGGAGTTCGCCAAGGGCAGCGGCGACCGTCAGGTGAGCACCACCATGGCCGCCGTGCAGATCATCAGCAAACTGCTGCGCGACAAGGAGATCGGCAAACTGATCGTGCCCATCGTGCCCGACGAGGCCCGCACCTTCGGCATGGACGCCCTGGTGCCCCGCATCGGCATCTACTCCCCGCGCGGCCAGACGTACACGCCCGTCGACAGTGGCAGCCTGATGGCCTACAAGGAAAGCGTGAACGGCCAGATGCTGGAAGAAGGCATCACCGAGGACGGCGCGATGGCCTCCTGGATCGCCGCCGGCACCGCGTACGCCAACCACGGCGTGCCCACCATCCCGTTCTTCGTGCTGTACTCCATGTTCGGCATGCAGCGCGTCGGTGACCTCGTGTGGGCCGCCGCCGACCAGCGCGCCCGCGGCTTCATCCTGGGCGCCACCGCCGGGCGCACCACCCTGGCCGGCGAGGGCCTGCAACACCAGGACGGCAACAGCCACCTGCAGGCGTACGTCGTGCCCAACCTGAAAACCTACGACCCGGCCTTCGCGTACGAACTGGCCGTGATCATCGAGAGCGGCATCCAGCGCATGTACGTGGACGGCATCGACGAGTTCTACTACGTCACCGTCGACAACGAGAACGAACTCCAGCCCGCCATGCCCGCTGACCGCAGCCACGAGGAGATCCGCGAGGGCATCGTGCGCGGCCTGTACCGCCTGCAGAAGAGCGCCCACAAGGGCAAACTCCGGGCCCAGATCCTCGCGGGCGGCCCCGCCATGGGCGCCGCGCAGGAAGCCGTCAAGGCCCTCGAGGCGTACGGCGTGGCCGCCGACCTGTGGAGCGTGACCAGCTACAAGGAACTCCACCAGGACGCCCTGCTCGCCCAGCGGCACAACATGCTGCACCCCACCGAGGAACCCCGCGTGCCGTACGTGGCGCAGCAGCTGAGCAGGGAGAACGCCCCCGGCGTCCTGATCAGTGTCAGCGACTACATGAAACTCGGCGCGGACGGCCTGAACGGCCACCTGGACCGCAAACTCTGGACGCTGGGCACCGACGGCTTCGGCCGCAGCGAGGCCCGCGAGGAACTCCGCGACTTCTTCGAGGTCGACGCCAAGCACGTCGTCCTGGCCACCCTGTACGCCCTGCAACGCGACGGCAAGATCAAGGGCGACGTCGTCGCCAAGGCGATCGCCGACCTGGGCATCGACCCGGAACGCGACGCCCCCGTCCTGCGCTAAAGGTTGAACGTTGATGGAGGAGCGCAGCGCTCTGTCAACTTTCAACCTTCGACCATCAACCCCTCTCCGAAGGAGAACCCATCATGGCGACTGAACTGAAACTCCCCGACGTGGGCGACAACATCGAGCAGGGCACGGTCGTGACCGTGCTGATCAAGGCGGGCGACACCGTCACCGAGGGCCAGCCCATCATCGAGATCGAGACCGACAAGGCCGTCGTCGAGGTGCCCGCCGAGGCCGCCGGCACCGTGGAAGCCGTGAACGTGACCGTGGGCGACACCGTGAAGGTCGGCGGCGTGATCGCCACCCTGGGCGGCGCCAGCACCCAGGCCGCCCCCGCGAGCGCCCCGGTCGACGCGACCGACACCGCCAGCAGCGAGCAGGTCGCGCAGGCACAGCAGGCCTCCCAGCAAGAGCAGGCCGCCGACACCGCCCCGAGCGCCCCCGCGAGCGCCCCGGCCAGCGGCGGCGCACAGATCACCCTGCCGGACGTGGGTGACAACATCGAACAGGGCACCGTCGTGACCGTGCTCGTCAAGGCGGGCGACACCGTCACCGAGGGCCAGCCCGTCATCGAGATCGAGACCGACAAGGCCGTCGTCGAGGTGCCCGCCAACGCGGGCGGCACCGTGCAGAGCGTCAGCGTGAACGTGGGCGACACCGTGAAGGTCGGCGGCGTGATCGCCACCCTCGGCGGCAGCGCCCCGGCCGCGCCCGCTGCTGCTCCCGCGCCCGCCCCGGCGGCACCCTCCGCCCCTGCCGCCGCACCGGCCCAGCCCGCCGGAGCGCCCGCCGCGCAGGCCGCCGCCCCCAGGCAGTCCGGCACGCAGAACCCCCAGACCTTCGACGGCCGCAGCGTCGTTCCCGCCGCGCCCAGCGTCCGCCGCCTCGCCCGTGAACTCGGCGTGGACATTCACGCCGTGCAGGGCACCGGCATCGCCGGCCGCATCAGCGAGGAGGACGTGCGCCGCACCGGCGGCACCCCCACCGTCACCGCGCCCGCCGCCGCGCAGGCCAGCGCACCTGCCGCCACGCCCGCCGTGGCCGCCGCGCCCCTCCCCAACTTCGAGAAGTGGGGCCGCGTGACCCGCGAGGACATGAGCGGCATCCGCAAGGCCACCGTGCGCTCCATGACCGCCAGCACCGCGATCCCCATGGTCACGCACTTCGACAAGGCCGACGTGACCCTGATGGAAGAGACCCGCAAACGCTTCGGCGCGCGCGTCGAGAAGGCCGGCGGCAAACTCACCATGACCCACATCCTGATGAAGGTCGTCGCGAACGCCCTGCGTCAGTTCCCCAAATTCGGCGCCAGCCTCGACCTCGACGCCCAGCAGGTCATCTACAAGGACTTCGTGAACATCGGCGTCGCCGTCGACACGCCCGTCGGCCTGCTCGTCCCCGTCGTCAAGGACGCCGACCGCAAGAGCATCACCGAACTCGTCCTCGAACTGAGCGAACTCGCCGGCAAGGCCCGCGACCGCAAACTCAAACCCGACGAGATGCAGGGCGCCACCTTCACGATTTCCAACCTCGGCGGGATCGGCGGACACGCCTTCACGCCCATCGTGAACAGCCCCGAAGTCGCCATCCTCGGCGTGAGCCGCGGCGGCATGGAACCCGTCTGGAACAAGGAAACGGGCGCGTTCGAACCCCGCAACATGCTCCCCCTCAGCCTCACCTACGACCACCGCCTGATCGACGGCGCCGACGCCGCCCGCTTCGTGCGCTTCATCTGCGAAAGCCTCGAAGACCCCTTCCTGATCTCGCTGTAATACGGACTCCGATTGAATGGGCTGCAAAGCCCGTTCAATCCGGGCGAAGCGAGTGGGAGCTGGGCGGGTTCCGGACATGGAGTCGGCAATCCGGTGAAGTTCCGGATTGTAGGCGAAACAAACGGAATCCGTATAAGACAGGCCGATGGCAGAAGGCTGAAGGCAAGACAGCACCCCCGTCCGAGTGGCGGGGGTGCTGGCATGTCGTTCCGGAGGATGGGTCAGGGCAGGAGCAGACGCGGATTCCACTGCTGCGGGCCGCCTGTCTTCACGCGCTGCTCGGGGTGCGGCTGGCCGTTGCAGGGGGGCGCGGCCTCACTGGTGACACTCAGGGGCCAGACGCTGGCGACGGCGCGTCCGGCGATGTCGGCGGTGCCGACCGGGCCGAATACGCGGCTGTCGCGGCTGCCGCCGGGGCTGCGGTTGTCGCCCAGCACGAAGTACGTTCCGGCCGGGACGGTGACGGGCGGCGTGTTCGCCAGGGGGCTGGTCGTGTCGTGGCACGCCCCACTCCAGTAGGCGGTGGTGCGGGGTTCGTTCAGGGGGTGGCCGTTCACGGTGACGCGGCCCTGCGTGACCTGTACGGTGTCGCCGGGCAGTCCGATCACCCGCTTGACGAGGTACGGACGGTACGCCCAGGGAAGGGTGAGTCCCCGGTACGTGCGGGTCCACTCCTGGGTGGCGGTGCGGGGTGATTTGAACACCACGACGTCACCCCGACCGTAGCTGCCGACGCCCAGGGTGTGCGCCCCCCCTTCGATTTTCGGGACGAGCAGCGTTTCGCCGTGGCGCAGGCCGGGCAGCATGCTCACGCCGTCCACGCGCACGGCGGTCGCGCCGAACTGCGTCAGCAGCAGCGCGAAGGCCAGCGGGGACAGCCAGTCGCGCCACAGGCGGGTCAGGCGACTGTCCTGGCGGGCGGCGGTCATGGCTGCGCCTGCGTGGTCGTGGGGGTGGGTGCGGCTGGGTGAGTGCCCTGGAGGGCGTACGCGGCCCCGCCCAGCAGGCCGGCGGCCAGCAGCCAGCGCAGCGCCAGTCCCAGTGTGTGCGTGCGCGCAAAGCGCAGCGCGGCGGGCAGGGCCGGTCCAGCCTCACTCAGGGCGGCGGTCCAGGCGTCGGTTTCGGTCAGGCCGCGCAGGCGGGCGTCGAGCATGCTCTGGTGCAGGTTCCCGTGCAGTTCCGCCCTGACCCTCCGGGCGGCGGTGGGTGGCAGCAACCGCGTCACGCGGCGCAGGTACGCCTGAACGGCGGGCGGGGTCACCAGAGGCTCCGCAGGGCCGCATCGAAGGCGCGGTACGAGTCACGTCTGCGGCGCAGTTCGGCGCGGCCCGCGTCGGTCAGGGTGTACGTGCGGACCGGGGGGCCGCCACGGGCGGGGGTCGTCTCGGCGGCGCTCAGGAACCCGCCCTTTTCCAGGCGGTGCAGGGCCGGGTACAGGCTCCCGGCGTTCAGGGTGATGCTGCCCTCCGTGACGGCGCTGACGCGCTTGGCGATGTCCTGGCCGTAGCCGCCCTCGCGTTCCAGGACGCTCAGGAGGATCAGGTCCAGGTTGCCCTTGAACAGGTTCGTATCCACGAGTATCAGTGTCTGATATCAGAATGTGAGTATGATGGGCCAGCCATGCATAGTGGTGGGGCCTGTGTCCGTGGGATCTGCGTGTCCTTACACTCACGGCATGAATCCTGACCTCGGTTCCCTCTACGCCTGGGTGAAGGTCTCACGCGAGCGGGTGTTCGCGTGGGCGGAGGCGCTGCCGGACGGCGTGTACACCCTGGAGGGCTCCGAGTTCGCGTTCGGCAGCCTGCGGAACGTGCAGGCGCACGTGGCCGGGTGTTACCGGGTGTGGGTGGGCGCGCGGGGCCTGCGA is part of the Deinococcus depolymerans genome and encodes:
- a CDS encoding TCR/Tet family MFS transporter, which codes for MRARPAALIFILLTALIDIVGIGLIIPVLPGLVKELAGSEVAGARTIGLLTAAYAVMQFVFAPILGALSDRFGRRPVLLFALTGMGLDYLLLAFAPNLAWLFVGRILAGITGASLTVANAYIADVSPPEDRAKNFGLLGATFGVGFILGPALGGLLGEYGLRVPFMVAAALTGLNVLYGLFVLPESLPVSARGKAMRRGDLNPLLPLRALGEYPILRSLALTFVLLGLAGQVIFSTWVLYTERVLTWTPGQNGVALAFFGLLTAAVQGGLIGPFIARFGDRRTIMTGLVSSVLEFLVLSVARSGALLYASLVVGALGGLANPAIQGLISRQVSESEQGRVQGAITSLNSLVAVVGPVLATSVYAYGLTHGLPGAAFLMGALLSVAGTVLILGVLRGIPDTGRPQKA
- a CDS encoding LysR family transcriptional regulator; amino-acid sequence: MELRHLRHFVALAEEEHFGRAAERVFVVQQALSNSIRNLEEEVGVPLVLRTTRRVQLTPAGQEFLIGARETLALAAQTVERARRAARGEVGRLTVGFVSGLAFGGLPEIVRRFRDLYPNVSVDLRELTAQEQEAGLRGEQIDIGLMLLPVRDPSLDSRPLWRQPLVAALPAEHPLARRRRLKISDLRGEPFVFFPRQLRATYFDQVMRWCAASGFMPHVVQEAIEVPTLLSLVAAGVGVFLPIEFFSRLSLPGVVYRPVEDAPIVEIVAVWRRGDGHSPTVRAFLSVAEEVLREGSGQ
- the aceE gene encoding pyruvate dehydrogenase (acetyl-transferring), homodimeric type, which translates into the protein MTQSPKTSAPPNRPPRAGMNAQERQQLNTVETQEWLDSLAYVFADAGDNRAAELLEELDHYAYFHGAPITFKQNTPYINTIDVEAQPEYPGDPEIERKIRNIIRWNAVVMVIKANKKSDGIGGHLSTYASAAELLEVGFNHFFRGHGAGQDRDLIFYQGHASPGVYARSFLEGRFDEARMNRFRRELQPEGAGLSSYPHPWLMPDYWEFPTVSMGLGPIQAIYQARFIKYLENRELKPRGDAKVWAFLGDGEMDEPQSIGAIRFAAYENLDNLIFVLNANLQRLDGPVRANSKVIQEFEALFRGAGWNVIKVIWDSKWDELLQKDYNGTIVKRFELLVDGESQRYAAFGGKELREKFFNTPELKALIEGWSDADLELLNRGGHDIHKIYAAYKAATEHKGSPTIIIPRTIKGYGLGESAQARNVAHQVKKLDFHTLKDLRDTLELPLTDEQVEHMEYYHPGPDSPEVKYALERRAALGGPIPARRVEYPHPTIPNGEFYEEFAKGSGDRQVSTTMAAVQIISKLLRDKEIGKLIVPIVPDEARTFGMDALVPRIGIYSPRGQTYTPVDSGSLMAYKESVNGQMLEEGITEDGAMASWIAAGTAYANHGVPTIPFFVLYSMFGMQRVGDLVWAAADQRARGFILGATAGRTTLAGEGLQHQDGNSHLQAYVVPNLKTYDPAFAYELAVIIESGIQRMYVDGIDEFYYVTVDNENELQPAMPADRSHEEIREGIVRGLYRLQKSAHKGKLRAQILAGGPAMGAAQEAVKALEAYGVAADLWSVTSYKELHQDALLAQRHNMLHPTEEPRVPYVAQQLSRENAPGVLISVSDYMKLGADGLNGHLDRKLWTLGTDGFGRSEAREELRDFFEVDAKHVVLATLYALQRDGKIKGDVVAKAIADLGIDPERDAPVLR
- the aceF gene encoding dihydrolipoyllysine-residue acetyltransferase — encoded protein: MATELKLPDVGDNIEQGTVVTVLIKAGDTVTEGQPIIEIETDKAVVEVPAEAAGTVEAVNVTVGDTVKVGGVIATLGGASTQAAPASAPVDATDTASSEQVAQAQQASQQEQAADTAPSAPASAPASGGAQITLPDVGDNIEQGTVVTVLVKAGDTVTEGQPVIEIETDKAVVEVPANAGGTVQSVSVNVGDTVKVGGVIATLGGSAPAAPAAAPAPAPAAPSAPAAAPAQPAGAPAAQAAAPRQSGTQNPQTFDGRSVVPAAPSVRRLARELGVDIHAVQGTGIAGRISEEDVRRTGGTPTVTAPAAAQASAPAATPAVAAAPLPNFEKWGRVTREDMSGIRKATVRSMTASTAIPMVTHFDKADVTLMEETRKRFGARVEKAGGKLTMTHILMKVVANALRQFPKFGASLDLDAQQVIYKDFVNIGVAVDTPVGLLVPVVKDADRKSITELVLELSELAGKARDRKLKPDEMQGATFTISNLGGIGGHAFTPIVNSPEVAILGVSRGGMEPVWNKETGAFEPRNMLPLSLTYDHRLIDGADAARFVRFICESLEDPFLISL
- the lepB gene encoding signal peptidase I — protein: MTAARQDSRLTRLWRDWLSPLAFALLLTQFGATAVRVDGVSMLPGLRHGETLLVPKIEGGAHTLGVGSYGRGDVVVFKSPRTATQEWTRTYRGLTLPWAYRPYLVKRVIGLPGDTVQVTQGRVTVNGHPLNEPRTTAYWSGACHDTTSPLANTPPVTVPAGTYFVLGDNRSPGGSRDSRVFGPVGTADIAGRAVASVWPLSVTSEAAPPCNGQPHPEQRVKTGGPQQWNPRLLLP
- a CDS encoding PadR family transcriptional regulator yields the protein MDTNLFKGNLDLILLSVLEREGGYGQDIAKRVSAVTEGSITLNAGSLYPALHRLEKGGFLSAAETTPARGGPPVRTYTLTDAGRAELRRRRDSYRAFDAALRSLW